From a single Ornithorhynchus anatinus isolate Pmale09 chromosome 15, mOrnAna1.pri.v4, whole genome shotgun sequence genomic region:
- the PRPS2 gene encoding ribose-phosphate pyrophosphokinase 2 isoform X1: protein MPNIVLFSGSSHQDLSQKVADRLGLELGKVVTKKFSNQETSVEIGESVRGEDVYIIQSGCGEINDNLMELLIMINACKIASSSRVTAVIPCFPYARQDKKDKVGESRAPISAKLVANMLSVAGADHIITMDLHASQIQGFFDIPVDNLYAEPAVLQWIRENILEWRNCIIVSPDAGGAKRVTSIADRLNVEFALIHKERKKANEVDRMVLVGDVKDRVAILVDDMADTCGTICHAADKLLSAGATKVYAILTHGIFSGPAISRINNAAFEAVVVTNTIPQEDKMNHCSKIQVIDISMILAEAIRRTHNGESVSYLFSHVPL, encoded by the exons ATGCCCAACATCGTGCTGTTCAGCGGGAGCTCGCACCAGGACCTGTCCCAGAAGGTGGCCGACCGCCTGGGGCTGGAGCTCGGCAAGGTGGTCACCAAGAAATTCAGCAACCAGGAGACCAG TGTAGAGATTGGGGAGAGTGTGAGAGGGGAAGATGTCTACATCATCCAGAGTGGCTGTGGAGAAATTAATGACAACCTGATGGAACTTCTCATCATGATCAATGCCTGCAAAATTGCCTCATCATCCAGAGTGACGGCAGTAATCCCGTGTTTTCCCTACGCCAGGCAAGATAAAAAAGACAAGGTAGGTGAG agtcgtGCTCCAATTTCTGCAAAACTTGTTGCAAACATGTTGTCGGTAGCTGGTGCTGATCACATCATCACTATGGATCTCCACGCTTCACAAATACAG gGCTTCTTTGATATTCCAGTGGATAATCTGTATGCTGAACCTGCTGTGCTTCAGTGGATTCGAGAAAACATCCTAGAGTGGAGGAATTGTATCATCGTATCGCCCGATGCTGGTGGAGCCAAAAG AGTCACGTCAATTGCTGATCGACTAAATGTCGAATTTGCCCTGATtcacaaagaaagaaagaaagctaaTGAGGTGGACCGAATGGTGTTGGTTGGCGACGTGAAGGATCGGGTCGCTATCCTCGTGGATGACATGGCCGACACATGTGGCacaatatgccatgctgcagaTAA GTTGCTCTCTGCTGGAGCCACAAAAGTCTATGCCATCCTTACACATGGAATCTTCTCTGGTCCAGCGATTTCCAGAATCAACAACGCTGCTTTCGAGGCCGTTGTTGTCACAAACACGATTCCACAAGAGGACAAAATGAACCACTGCTCCAAGATTCAG gtTATTGACATCTCAATGATTTTGGCGGAGGCAATCCGAAGAACACACAACGGAGAGTCTGTGTCTTACCTGTTCAGCCATGTTCCTCTATAA
- the PRPS2 gene encoding ribose-phosphate pyrophosphokinase 2 isoform X2 codes for MPNIVLFSGSSHQDLSQKVADRLGLELGKVVTKKFSNQETSVEIGESVRGEDVYIIQSGCGEINDNLMELLIMINACKIASSSRVTAVIPCFPYARQDKKDKSRAPISAKLVANMLSVAGADHIITMDLHASQIQGFFDIPVDNLYAEPAVLQWIRENILEWRNCIIVSPDAGGAKRVTSIADRLNVEFALIHKERKKANEVDRMVLVGDVKDRVAILVDDMADTCGTICHAADKLLSAGATKVYAILTHGIFSGPAISRINNAAFEAVVVTNTIPQEDKMNHCSKIQVIDISMILAEAIRRTHNGESVSYLFSHVPL; via the exons ATGCCCAACATCGTGCTGTTCAGCGGGAGCTCGCACCAGGACCTGTCCCAGAAGGTGGCCGACCGCCTGGGGCTGGAGCTCGGCAAGGTGGTCACCAAGAAATTCAGCAACCAGGAGACCAG TGTAGAGATTGGGGAGAGTGTGAGAGGGGAAGATGTCTACATCATCCAGAGTGGCTGTGGAGAAATTAATGACAACCTGATGGAACTTCTCATCATGATCAATGCCTGCAAAATTGCCTCATCATCCAGAGTGACGGCAGTAATCCCGTGTTTTCCCTACGCCAGGCAAGATAAAAAAGACAAG agtcgtGCTCCAATTTCTGCAAAACTTGTTGCAAACATGTTGTCGGTAGCTGGTGCTGATCACATCATCACTATGGATCTCCACGCTTCACAAATACAG gGCTTCTTTGATATTCCAGTGGATAATCTGTATGCTGAACCTGCTGTGCTTCAGTGGATTCGAGAAAACATCCTAGAGTGGAGGAATTGTATCATCGTATCGCCCGATGCTGGTGGAGCCAAAAG AGTCACGTCAATTGCTGATCGACTAAATGTCGAATTTGCCCTGATtcacaaagaaagaaagaaagctaaTGAGGTGGACCGAATGGTGTTGGTTGGCGACGTGAAGGATCGGGTCGCTATCCTCGTGGATGACATGGCCGACACATGTGGCacaatatgccatgctgcagaTAA GTTGCTCTCTGCTGGAGCCACAAAAGTCTATGCCATCCTTACACATGGAATCTTCTCTGGTCCAGCGATTTCCAGAATCAACAACGCTGCTTTCGAGGCCGTTGTTGTCACAAACACGATTCCACAAGAGGACAAAATGAACCACTGCTCCAAGATTCAG gtTATTGACATCTCAATGATTTTGGCGGAGGCAATCCGAAGAACACACAACGGAGAGTCTGTGTCTTACCTGTTCAGCCATGTTCCTCTATAA